One Aquisediminimonas profunda genomic region harbors:
- the ftsA gene encoding cell division protein FtsA has translation MAQPRSDQLITALDIGSWKVSALIAERLPSGDIQVLGTGQRESRGVKRGYIADMDATESAVRDAVEQAERIAGTNIENVWVGFSAGGLVSDIASVEVELGGHRIEQEDIDELLAAGRNTLDPDGRMILHAQPTLYTLDGLQGVKKPLGLHADTLGVDIHVVCADGSPVRNLDLCVRKAHLEVKSIIASPVATGMACLSDEERELGVALVELGAGVTNVSLFAGGMLVGLTSIPFGAADITDDIASAFGTRRDQAERMKCFYGSATASPRDNHDMIEVAPLSAEDDASETSRITRAQLIAVIRQRLEHLAGEVSKALKELGFSGPVGRQVVLTGGGAELKGMADYMQGALGRSVRIGRPRGLSGLPEAHSGSGFTTLAGLIHYAASDPIDLRVIMPEPARVSPVLGTGIIKKLMTALQSAY, from the coding sequence GTGGCACAGCCTAGAAGCGATCAGTTGATCACGGCGCTGGATATCGGCTCATGGAAGGTGTCTGCGCTCATTGCAGAGCGGCTCCCATCTGGTGACATTCAGGTCCTTGGCACGGGGCAGCGGGAAAGCCGCGGCGTGAAGCGCGGATATATTGCCGACATGGATGCGACGGAATCCGCAGTCCGCGATGCGGTGGAACAGGCCGAACGTATCGCTGGAACAAATATCGAGAATGTCTGGGTCGGTTTTTCAGCAGGGGGGCTGGTCAGCGACATTGCGTCAGTCGAGGTCGAACTCGGCGGCCACCGGATCGAGCAGGAGGATATTGACGAGCTTCTCGCCGCCGGACGCAATACGCTCGACCCCGATGGCCGCATGATCCTCCATGCCCAGCCCACGCTTTATACGCTCGACGGACTGCAAGGTGTCAAAAAGCCACTTGGGCTTCACGCTGATACACTGGGTGTCGATATCCACGTCGTGTGCGCCGATGGTTCGCCGGTCCGCAATCTCGACCTGTGCGTCAGGAAGGCCCACCTCGAAGTGAAGTCGATCATCGCGTCGCCGGTCGCAACAGGCATGGCGTGCCTTTCCGACGAAGAACGAGAGCTCGGCGTTGCGCTGGTCGAGCTTGGGGCGGGCGTGACCAATGTCTCGCTCTTTGCTGGCGGGATGCTTGTCGGCTTGACGTCCATCCCGTTTGGCGCAGCGGACATCACCGATGACATTGCCTCCGCGTTCGGGACGCGGCGCGATCAGGCCGAACGGATGAAGTGCTTTTACGGCTCGGCAACCGCAAGCCCGCGCGACAATCACGACATGATCGAAGTGGCGCCATTATCGGCTGAGGACGATGCGTCGGAGACGTCTCGCATCACGCGCGCACAGCTTATCGCCGTCATTCGTCAGCGGCTCGAGCATCTGGCAGGCGAGGTTTCAAAGGCGCTGAAGGAACTGGGCTTCTCTGGACCGGTCGGCAGGCAAGTCGTTTTGACGGGCGGCGGCGCCGAACTGAAGGGCATGGCAGACTATATGCAAGGCGCCCTCGGTCGGTCGGTCCGTATCGGTCGGCCACGCGGATTGTCGGGCTTGCCGGAGGCGCACAGCGGGTCGGGATTCACGACTTTGGCCGGGCTCATTCACTATGCCGCTTCGGATCCAATCGATTTGCGGGTGATCATGCCGGAACCTGCACGGGTCAGCCCGGTTTTGGGCACCGGGATCATTAAAAAGTTGATGACGGCGCTCCAAAGCGCCTACTAG
- a CDS encoding cell division protein FtsQ/DivIB → MSRTTTVKRGGKRPVVKARSRKPAQKATSAWSKARKAMPFKQDSIDRFVIWSMAGMVGIAVVAGAMMAGLPGYVGTAVAGSIGRAGFAVKRVEVTGIDRMERLTVYAIALDQHSMAMPLVDLDKVRNQLLGFGWIADARVSRRLPDTLVVDIVERKPAAIWQHNQQLSLIDAHGVVLEPVSLDAMPDLPLLIGSDANEKATALSELMERAPALKPMLAAATWVGGRRWDLRFQSGETLALPEGDELAGKSLVKFARMDGVQRLLGRGYARFDMRDPTKFVAKIDKSKPAIDAPKESVGETKGEETGGTA, encoded by the coding sequence ATGAGCCGCACAACAACCGTAAAGCGCGGCGGAAAGCGGCCTGTTGTGAAAGCACGGTCTCGCAAGCCTGCGCAGAAGGCAACATCGGCCTGGTCAAAGGCCCGCAAGGCCATGCCCTTCAAGCAGGATTCGATCGATCGTTTCGTGATCTGGTCCATGGCCGGCATGGTCGGAATTGCTGTCGTGGCTGGCGCAATGATGGCCGGTTTGCCGGGCTATGTCGGAACGGCAGTCGCAGGGTCGATCGGCAGGGCCGGTTTCGCTGTCAAGCGGGTCGAAGTCACCGGGATCGACCGGATGGAACGGCTTACCGTCTATGCCATTGCACTTGACCAGCATTCGATGGCCATGCCGCTTGTCGATCTCGACAAGGTTCGCAATCAATTGCTCGGCTTTGGCTGGATCGCGGATGCACGGGTCTCGCGCCGCCTGCCGGATACGCTGGTGGTCGACATTGTCGAGCGCAAGCCCGCTGCCATCTGGCAGCACAACCAGCAGCTCTCCCTGATCGACGCTCACGGTGTTGTTCTTGAACCCGTTTCGCTCGATGCCATGCCTGACCTGCCTTTGCTGATCGGGAGCGATGCCAATGAAAAGGCGACCGCGCTCTCGGAATTGATGGAGCGCGCCCCGGCCCTGAAGCCAATGCTGGCGGCTGCGACCTGGGTCGGCGGCCGACGCTGGGATTTGCGCTTCCAGTCCGGCGAAACATTGGCCTTGCCCGAAGGGGACGAACTCGCGGGCAAGTCGCTGGTGAAATTCGCCAGGATGGACGGCGTGCAAAGGCTTTTGGGCCGCGGATATGCGCGCTTTGACATGCGCGATCCGACCAAGTTCGTTGCGAAGATCGACAAATCGAAACCGGCAATCGACGCGCCAAAGGAATCGGTCGGCGAAACCAAGGGGGAGGAAACGGGTGGCACAGCCTAG
- a CDS encoding D-alanine--D-alanine ligase: protein MHVAVLMGGWSAEREVSLTSGAGVADALERKGYRVTRIDMGRDVAARLAEAAPDVVFNALHGTPGEDGSVQGMMDLMGLKYTHSGMVTSVIAIDKVLTKQALVPYGIPMPGGLIVKSETLYQRDPLERPYVLKPVNEGSSVGVAIVTSEGNYGNPIGRDVNGPWQEFDELLAEPFIRGRELTVAVLDDRALGVTELQPKSGFYDYDAKYTDGLTTHICPAQIPEDISDAMMGYALKAHRVLGCKGASRSDFRWDDQKGVEGIFLLEINTQPGMTPLSLVPEQAKHAGISYDDLVDRIVREAL from the coding sequence GTGCATGTCGCGGTATTGATGGGCGGTTGGTCCGCCGAGCGCGAAGTGTCGCTGACAAGCGGCGCGGGCGTCGCGGATGCGCTTGAACGCAAGGGCTATCGCGTGACGCGCATCGACATGGGCCGCGACGTGGCGGCGCGCCTTGCGGAAGCTGCGCCCGATGTCGTCTTCAACGCGCTCCACGGAACGCCCGGTGAAGATGGGTCGGTTCAGGGCATGATGGATCTGATGGGCCTCAAATATACCCATTCGGGAATGGTCACATCCGTGATCGCAATCGACAAGGTGCTGACCAAGCAGGCGCTCGTTCCCTATGGCATCCCGATGCCCGGCGGCCTGATCGTGAAGAGCGAAACACTCTATCAGCGCGATCCGCTTGAGCGGCCCTATGTCCTGAAGCCTGTCAACGAGGGCTCGTCCGTTGGCGTTGCGATCGTCACCAGCGAAGGCAATTACGGCAACCCGATCGGGCGCGACGTAAATGGCCCCTGGCAGGAATTTGACGAACTTCTTGCCGAACCTTTCATCCGGGGGCGTGAACTTACAGTCGCGGTCCTTGATGATCGTGCCTTGGGCGTTACGGAACTCCAGCCCAAGAGCGGCTTCTACGACTATGATGCCAAATATACCGACGGCCTGACGACCCATATCTGCCCGGCGCAGATTCCGGAAGACATCAGCGATGCGATGATGGGCTATGCCTTGAAGGCGCATCGTGTGCTGGGATGCAAGGGCGCGTCGCGCTCCGATTTCCGCTGGGATGATCAAAAGGGCGTGGAAGGCATCTTCCTGCTCGAAATCAACACGCAACCGGGCATGACGCCCTTGAGCCTCGTGCCGGAACAGGCAAAGCATGCAGGCATTTCCTATGATGACCTTGTGGACCGGATTGTGAGGGAAGCATTATGA
- the murB gene encoding UDP-N-acetylmuramate dehydrogenase, with product MSGIETLAPVRGKLSANAPLAPLVWFKSGGLAEFLFEPADVDDLQAFVRDLDPAMPLWPLGLGSNLIVRDGGVPGVTVRLGKPFAKVEKVDAVTLRCGGGASGILVSSTARDAGIAGLEFLRGIPGTVGGFVKMNGGAYGREVRDILVEADVVLRSGERVTLPLAELGYTYRHSTLPESCIVVGATFRGTPGEPASIGKEMDRIAAERESSQPLRSKTGGSTFKNPAGHKAWQLVDEAGCRGLKVGGAQVSEKHTNFLLNLGDATSADIEALGEEVRKRVKAKSGIELEWEIQRVGVLADDASKERVGVSQ from the coding sequence ATGAGCGGGATCGAAACTCTTGCCCCGGTGCGCGGCAAGCTGTCGGCCAATGCGCCACTGGCCCCCCTTGTCTGGTTCAAATCGGGTGGACTGGCAGAATTTCTGTTTGAACCGGCGGATGTAGATGATTTGCAGGCCTTCGTCCGGGACCTCGACCCAGCGATGCCGCTTTGGCCGCTGGGGTTGGGATCGAACCTGATCGTCCGCGATGGCGGTGTTCCCGGCGTCACGGTCCGGCTCGGAAAGCCATTTGCCAAAGTCGAAAAAGTCGACGCCGTCACGCTGCGCTGCGGCGGCGGTGCTTCAGGAATTCTTGTGTCCTCGACGGCACGCGACGCCGGGATTGCGGGTCTCGAATTCCTGCGCGGCATTCCGGGCACCGTCGGCGGCTTCGTGAAGATGAATGGCGGCGCCTATGGCCGCGAAGTGCGGGATATCCTTGTCGAGGCCGATGTCGTACTGCGGTCCGGCGAGCGAGTGACGCTGCCGCTGGCCGAGCTTGGCTACACCTATCGCCATTCCACCTTGCCGGAGTCCTGCATCGTTGTCGGTGCAACCTTCAGGGGCACGCCGGGTGAGCCTGCCAGCATTGGCAAGGAAATGGACCGCATCGCTGCCGAGCGGGAATCGTCCCAGCCACTGCGGTCCAAGACCGGCGGGTCGACCTTCAAGAATCCGGCGGGCCACAAGGCCTGGCAACTGGTGGACGAGGCCGGGTGCCGGGGACTGAAAGTCGGCGGCGCGCAAGTTTCCGAAAAGCACACCAACTTCCTGCTCAATCTCGGAGACGCAACAAGCGCCGACATCGAAGCGCTGGGAGAAGAGGTGCGCAAGCGGGTCAAGGCCAAGTCCGGCATTGAGCTGGAATGGGAAATACAGCGTGTCGGCGTGTTGGCCGACGACGCCAGCAAAGAGCGCGTGGGAGTGTCGCAGTGA
- the murC gene encoding UDP-N-acetylmuramate--L-alanine ligase: MKGVATDIGTIHFIGIGGIGMSGIAEVMHNLGYKVQGSDIAEGYVVEGLRARGIKVMIGHDAENLGDAAVVVTSTAVSRQTNPEVEAAYERRIPVVRRAEMLAELMRLKSTVAVAGTHGKTTTTSMIAALLDAGGIDPTVINGGIINSYGSNARLGDSEWMVVEADESDGSFLRLDGTIAVVTNIDPEHLDHYGDFDGAKAAYVEFIENVPFYGVAILCLDHPEVQAILPRIRDRRIMTYGFSAQADVRGENVTPVSGGNRFDAVVRSRDGSTRTIEGIELPMPGRHNVQNALAAVGVALEMGIADATIQSGFAKFGGVKRRFTKVGEVDGVTIIDDYGHHPVEIRAVLAAAREGARGRVIAVVQPHRFSRLGNLMDEFQQAFNDADIVYVAPVYAAGEAPIEGVNAATLVKGLKQRGHRSAAEIADAASLAAELAEVAQPLDQVICLGAGDITKWAAGLADAIRAARA; the protein is encoded by the coding sequence ATGAAGGGCGTCGCAACCGATATTGGCACCATCCATTTCATCGGCATTGGCGGCATCGGCATGTCGGGTATCGCCGAAGTGATGCACAACCTCGGCTACAAGGTGCAGGGCTCGGACATTGCCGAAGGCTATGTTGTCGAGGGGCTCCGCGCGCGCGGGATCAAGGTCATGATCGGCCACGATGCCGAAAACCTTGGCGATGCCGCCGTGGTTGTTACTTCGACAGCCGTCAGCCGTCAGACCAATCCCGAAGTCGAAGCTGCCTATGAGCGCCGCATTCCTGTGGTTCGTCGGGCCGAGATGCTCGCCGAACTGATGCGCCTGAAATCGACCGTCGCTGTCGCCGGTACCCACGGAAAGACGACGACGACCTCAATGATTGCGGCACTTCTTGACGCAGGTGGCATTGATCCCACCGTCATCAATGGCGGAATCATCAACAGCTATGGGTCGAACGCGCGGCTTGGCGACAGCGAGTGGATGGTTGTCGAGGCAGACGAGAGCGATGGGTCATTCCTGCGTCTTGACGGCACGATTGCCGTCGTGACCAACATCGATCCGGAACATCTCGATCACTATGGCGATTTTGACGGCGCCAAGGCGGCCTATGTGGAATTCATCGAGAATGTCCCGTTTTACGGTGTCGCCATTCTGTGCCTCGACCATCCGGAAGTGCAGGCCATCCTGCCGCGCATTCGTGATCGGCGGATCATGACCTATGGCTTTTCGGCGCAAGCGGACGTCCGTGGCGAGAATGTGACGCCCGTTTCCGGAGGGAACCGTTTCGATGCGGTTGTGCGGTCCCGGGATGGTTCGACACGGACGATCGAAGGCATAGAACTTCCGATGCCCGGTCGTCACAATGTGCAGAACGCGCTTGCCGCCGTAGGCGTCGCCCTGGAAATGGGTATCGCGGATGCGACCATCCAGTCCGGCTTTGCAAAATTTGGCGGGGTCAAGCGCCGCTTTACCAAGGTCGGCGAGGTCGATGGCGTGACGATCATCGATGACTATGGCCATCATCCGGTCGAGATCCGCGCCGTACTTGCCGCTGCCCGCGAAGGCGCGCGCGGTCGCGTCATCGCGGTTGTCCAGCCGCATCGCTTTTCGCGTCTCGGCAATTTGATGGATGAATTCCAGCAGGCGTTCAATGATGCAGATATCGTCTATGTCGCTCCGGTTTATGCTGCTGGTGAAGCGCCGATTGAAGGGGTGAATGCTGCCACGCTGGTCAAGGGACTGAAACAGCGCGGACATCGCTCGGCGGCCGAGATTGCCGATGCGGCCAGCCTCGCAGCCGAACTGGCTGAAGTCGCCCAGCCGTTGGACCAGGTGATCTGCCTGGGTGCGGGGGACATTACAAAATGGGCAGCCGGCCTTGCCGATGCCATCCGGGCAGCGCGGGCATGA
- the murG gene encoding undecaprenyldiphospho-muramoylpentapeptide beta-N-acetylglucosaminyltransferase, with protein MSVSRHFVLAAGGTGGHMMPAHALAAELVARGHHVALVTDERGARIPGLFEDVPVHILPAGRITGNPLSWPSGLRAIWSGRRMALRLYDAFEPAAVIGFGGYPAFPALSAAHAAGIPTAVHEQNAVLGRVNRLVANRVQAIATAYPDIKRIAARNLVKVHLVGNPVREDVLALRERPYPLLDADGVFRVLVIGGSQGATILSDVVPDGLAMLPEALRRRLQVTQQCRVEDIDAVRARYQKLGIPADLATYMTDIPERLAWTHLVIGRAGASTIAELTAAGRPAILIPLPSATDDHQTENVREMVAAGGARAIRQDRFTPVELAKQMQKLGLDPQGLTNAARAARNCGRPRATADLADLVESLGRTPVVDGLRANDWAPSPRLAGATA; from the coding sequence ATGAGCGTTTCACGCCACTTCGTTCTCGCTGCAGGCGGCACTGGCGGGCACATGATGCCTGCGCACGCGCTCGCGGCGGAGCTTGTGGCGCGCGGGCATCATGTCGCGCTGGTTACGGATGAACGCGGCGCCCGGATACCCGGGTTGTTTGAGGATGTGCCGGTGCACATTCTTCCCGCCGGACGGATCACGGGCAATCCCTTGAGCTGGCCGAGCGGCCTTCGCGCCATCTGGTCCGGCAGGCGCATGGCGCTGCGGCTGTACGATGCATTTGAACCGGCGGCCGTCATCGGCTTCGGCGGTTATCCGGCATTCCCGGCACTGTCCGCTGCGCATGCGGCCGGCATTCCGACGGCAGTGCATGAACAGAATGCGGTGCTCGGTCGCGTCAACAGGCTCGTAGCCAATCGGGTCCAGGCGATTGCGACGGCCTATCCGGATATCAAGAGGATCGCTGCCCGCAATCTCGTGAAGGTGCACCTCGTCGGGAATCCTGTGCGCGAGGACGTGCTGGCATTGCGCGAGCGGCCTTACCCGCTTCTCGATGCGGACGGCGTGTTTCGCGTTCTGGTCATCGGCGGCAGCCAGGGTGCAACGATCCTGTCGGATGTCGTGCCGGACGGGCTTGCCATGCTGCCGGAAGCACTTCGCCGTCGCCTGCAGGTGACGCAGCAGTGCCGGGTGGAAGATATTGATGCTGTCCGTGCCCGCTACCAGAAGCTCGGTATCCCGGCGGACCTTGCGACCTATATGACAGACATTCCCGAACGGCTGGCCTGGACGCATCTTGTCATCGGGCGCGCCGGAGCGTCGACAATTGCTGAGCTGACAGCCGCAGGCCGCCCGGCAATCCTGATTCCTTTGCCAAGCGCCACGGACGATCACCAGACCGAGAATGTCCGCGAAATGGTGGCAGCCGGAGGCGCGCGCGCAATCCGGCAAGACCGCTTCACCCCGGTTGAACTGGCCAAGCAGATGCAGAAACTGGGCCTTGATCCCCAGGGCCTGACTAATGCTGCGCGGGCGGCGCGCAATTGCGGGCGCCCGCGGGCGACTGCGGATCTTGCCGACCTTGTCGAAAGCCTCGGTCGCACGCCCGTCGTGGATGGCCTGCGCGCCAATGATTGGGCGCCCTCGCCGCGCCTGGCTGGGGCGACGGCATGA
- a CDS encoding peptidoglycan glycosyltransferase FtsW produces MTAVSARKRGTGRVVARLGRGDRSPLGLWFWEIDRVLLLLVTVLLSIGLVAVAAGSPAAAARYSGAGLTISPLAYFWKQLVWVLLGLPVMIGISMLPQQVARRLALAGASFFSVILALVPIIGNERNGATRWIGYGFAQFQPSEFLKPLFIVAIAWILSLRVHDRALPVVPITFLLTAIVSALLMMQPDFGQTVVFVSVWMALMLVSGMSMRTMGALGGMGSLGIVAAYFLYPVAKTRINNFLFADGDTYQVDQAHATLTAGGLFGTGPGGGEKKFHLPEAHTDYIFSVIGEEFGLIACMAIAALFLAIAVRVFVKLLDEEDAFLVYASAGLATQFTVQAFINIAVNVGLAPSKGMTLPFISYGGSSMIALSIGFGLLLAFTRKNPYLLRSPYVVKWSSR; encoded by the coding sequence ATGACGGCGGTTTCAGCCCGCAAACGGGGAACTGGCAGGGTGGTCGCGCGGCTTGGGCGGGGGGATCGTTCTCCGCTGGGCCTCTGGTTCTGGGAAATTGACCGCGTCCTTCTGTTGCTGGTGACGGTTCTTCTCTCGATTGGACTTGTTGCGGTCGCCGCTGGATCGCCAGCCGCCGCAGCACGATATTCCGGTGCGGGCCTGACAATTTCGCCGCTTGCCTATTTCTGGAAGCAACTGGTCTGGGTCCTGCTGGGATTGCCCGTGATGATCGGCATTTCGATGTTGCCGCAGCAGGTTGCGCGCAGGCTGGCGCTCGCCGGCGCATCCTTTTTCAGCGTGATCCTGGCGCTCGTCCCGATCATTGGCAACGAACGCAATGGCGCGACCCGCTGGATCGGCTATGGCTTTGCACAGTTTCAGCCTTCGGAGTTCCTGAAGCCGCTCTTCATTGTCGCGATTGCCTGGATCCTGTCGCTCCGGGTCCATGATCGCGCGCTGCCGGTTGTACCGATCACCTTCCTGCTGACCGCGATTGTTTCGGCGTTGCTCATGATGCAGCCTGATTTCGGCCAGACGGTCGTTTTTGTATCGGTCTGGATGGCGCTGATGCTGGTGTCCGGAATGTCGATGCGCACCATGGGCGCGCTTGGCGGCATGGGGTCGCTCGGGATCGTGGCAGCCTATTTCCTCTATCCGGTCGCAAAGACCCGCATCAACAATTTCCTCTTTGCCGATGGTGACACCTATCAGGTCGATCAGGCGCATGCTACGCTGACCGCAGGCGGCCTGTTCGGCACCGGGCCCGGCGGCGGCGAAAAGAAATTCCATTTGCCCGAAGCGCACACCGACTACATCTTTTCCGTGATCGGGGAGGAGTTCGGCCTGATTGCCTGCATGGCCATAGCGGCGTTGTTCCTTGCCATTGCAGTTCGCGTCTTCGTAAAGCTGCTTGACGAAGAGGACGCCTTCCTCGTCTATGCATCGGCGGGCCTCGCGACCCAGTTCACGGTTCAGGCTTTCATCAATATCGCCGTCAATGTGGGCCTTGCGCCATCCAAGGGGATGACGCTTCCCTTTATCAGCTATGGCGGCTCATCGATGATTGCCTTGTCGATCGGCTTTGGACTTCTTCTCGCCTTCACGCGGAAGAATCCCTATCTGTTGCGTTCACCCTATGTGGTCAAATGGAGCAGCAGATGA
- the murD gene encoding UDP-N-acetylmuramoyl-L-alanine--D-glutamate ligase produces the protein MIVSPAFRGKRYAVLGLARSGLATVRALVASGAHVVAWDSKEDARAAVGDGVVLSDPLEIDLAGFDGVVVSPGVPINRHPIADKAHAANVPLIGDIELFSQARPSLPPHKVIGITGTNGKSTTTALIHHIVETAGIPARLGGNIGLPILGQEPLPEGGVYVLELSSYQIDLCHALDCDIAVLLNITPDHLDRYDGFTDYAAAKERLFTMQHVDKVAVIATEDDRTKMIASRINHRLMRVSSKQVGDQSRWPSLQGPHNAQNVAAARAVAEVLGIKASTIEEALHTYPGLPHRMERVRELGGVLYVNDSKATNPTSTAPALAAYPAIHWILGGRAKTEDLDACEPHFSHVRAAYTIGESAGMFASLLKGSMPVSECGSLDVAVLAASKAAVAGETVLLSPACASFDQFTDFEARGDAFRAAVEALA, from the coding sequence GTGATTGTCTCTCCTGCCTTTCGCGGCAAACGCTATGCGGTGCTTGGGCTGGCGCGCTCCGGCCTTGCGACCGTGCGGGCGCTGGTCGCGAGCGGGGCTCATGTCGTTGCCTGGGACAGCAAGGAAGATGCCCGGGCCGCTGTCGGCGATGGCGTGGTCCTGTCCGATCCGCTCGAGATTGATCTGGCGGGATTTGACGGCGTCGTTGTCTCGCCGGGCGTCCCGATCAATCGACACCCGATTGCCGACAAGGCCCATGCAGCCAATGTCCCGCTGATCGGCGATATCGAACTCTTCTCTCAGGCTCGCCCCAGCCTGCCGCCGCACAAGGTCATTGGCATCACGGGGACCAATGGCAAATCGACGACTACGGCATTGATCCATCATATCGTCGAAACTGCAGGCATTCCGGCGCGTCTGGGTGGCAATATCGGCTTGCCGATCCTCGGGCAGGAGCCATTGCCGGAAGGCGGCGTCTATGTCCTCGAACTGTCGAGCTATCAGATCGACCTCTGCCACGCGCTCGATTGTGATATCGCGGTCCTGCTCAACATCACGCCGGACCATCTTGATCGGTACGACGGATTTACTGACTATGCTGCTGCCAAGGAACGCCTCTTTACAATGCAGCATGTCGACAAGGTCGCCGTCATCGCGACCGAAGATGACCGGACGAAGATGATCGCCAGCCGGATCAATCATCGGCTGATGCGTGTCTCGTCCAAACAGGTTGGCGACCAGTCCCGCTGGCCATCGCTCCAGGGGCCACATAATGCCCAGAATGTGGCGGCTGCCAGGGCAGTTGCCGAAGTGCTGGGGATCAAGGCGAGCACAATCGAGGAAGCGCTGCACACCTATCCGGGTCTGCCCCACCGCATGGAGCGGGTGCGTGAACTTGGTGGTGTCCTTTACGTCAATGACAGCAAGGCGACGAACCCCACATCGACGGCGCCTGCTCTGGCAGCCTACCCGGCAATTCACTGGATCCTTGGCGGACGGGCGAAGACCGAGGATCTCGACGCGTGCGAACCGCATTTCAGCCATGTTCGCGCAGCCTATACAATTGGGGAATCGGCCGGAATGTTTGCATCGCTGCTGAAGGGCAGCATGCCCGTATCCGAATGCGGTTCGCTGGATGTCGCCGTGCTTGCCGCAAGCAAGGCGGCTGTTGCCGGAGAAACGGTTCTCCTGTCCCCGGCTTGCGCATCCTTCGATCAGTTCACGGATTTCGAAGCGCGGGGCGATGCCTTTCGCGCGGCTGTGGAGGCTTTGGCATGA